The following are encoded in a window of Physeter macrocephalus isolate SW-GA chromosome 9, ASM283717v5, whole genome shotgun sequence genomic DNA:
- the LOC102982500 gene encoding LOW QUALITY PROTEIN: DNA endonuclease RBBP8-like (The sequence of the model RefSeq protein was modified relative to this genomic sequence to represent the inferred CDS: inserted 3 bases in 2 codons; substituted 2 bases at 2 genomic stop codons) — MNVSGSSCGGPSSADVSNDFKDIWTKLKEYHDKEVQGLQVKVTKLKKERSLDAQRLEEFFTNNQQLREQQKVLHETIKVFEDRLRARLCDRCAVTEEHMRKKQQEFENIRQQNLKLIPELMNEKNXQEENKKLSEQLQQKIEKDPPHQATDLESEEGVIPDSPITAFSFSGTNRLRRKENLHVRYVEQTHTKLEHSGCAHELRKLPKSSTHPQNKHNEREILLADTCDQSQAPVASTHGKSSYPPDNLATVVAETLGLSVQYESESRGPVSPLGDELYHCLEGDHKKPFEESRRNSEDSLRFSDSNSKTPPQEELTTRVSSPVFGPTSNVKSSLGLNTSSSPSLLETGKKXHLXTTPFSNTSNSRSEKPRSKSEDGALFTHHNIGAEVKKITNQSSSSKQVLINKNTSEQDSIDHIKDTVTDKDKHVVPLKSLGGXTKRQKIEEESEDEVSCPQASFDKENAFPFPPDSHSYMNGDYVMDKPLDLSDRFSAIQRQEKSQGSENSKVGFRRVTLYEALKPVPKGSSSSRKALSGSCGLTRDSPEEPSSLQESLLQSLSKSLVNKTLLQIKEQNSIFRIPLRPRESLETENLFDDMKDSGSREPLKIKTRSVHGACELASVLQLNPWRTAKTKSLQNNQDVSFENIQWSIDPGADLSQYKMDITVVDTKDGSQSRLAGGETVDMDCTLVSETMLLKIKTQEQKGEKSPNGERKMNDSLEDMFDRTTHEEYESCLVDSFPQVADEEELSTATKKPNYPSDKQDKVKQKAFVEPYFKNDESVMQIFQQKKEKRSWLPAQDTDFATFHPPHQRISGKLVFLPLRLVWKEVTLKKILTLVLVQKDGGLTMQYFLRKAKSRRHKC; from the exons ATGAACGTCTCGGGAAGCAGTTGTGGAGGCCCCAGTTCTGCAGATGTATCTAATGACTTTAAGGATATTTGGACAAAACTAAAGGAGTATCATGATAAAGAAGTACAAGGTCTACAAGTAAAAGTAACCAAACTGAAAAAGGAACGAAGTTTAGATGCACAGAGACTAGAAGAATTCTTTACCAACAATCAACAGCTGAGAGAGCAACAGAAAGTCCTTCATGAAACCATTAAAGTTTTCGAAGATCGATTAAGGGCAAGATTATGTGATCGCTGTGCAGTAACTGAAGAACATATGCGGAAGAAACAACAAGAGTTTGAAAATATTCGACAGCAGAATCTTAAACTTATCCCAGAGCTtatgaatgaaaagaa acaggaagaaaataaaaagctttctGAACAGCTGCAGCAGAAAATTGAGAAGGATCCACCACATCAAGCAACCGATCTTGAATCTGAGGAAGGTGTTATTCCAGATTCACCAATAacagccttttcattttctggCACTAACCGACTACGAAGGAAGGAGAACCTCCACGTCCGATACGTAGAACAAACACATACTAAACTGGAGCACTCTGGGTGTGCACATGAATTGAGAAAATTACCAAAGTCTTCAACTCATCCacaaaataaacataatgaaCGTGAAATTCTACTGGCTGACACTTGTGATCAGAGTCAAGCTCCAGTGGCTAGTACACATGGAAAAAGCAGTTATCCTCCTGATAATTTAGCTACAGTTGTTGCTGAAACACTTGGACTTAGTGTTCAATATGAGTCTGAATCTCGAGGTCCTGTGAGCCCTCTTGGTGATGAGCTCTACCACTGTCTGGAAGGAGATCACAAAAAACCTTTTGAGGAATCTAGAAGAAATAGTGAAGATAGTTTAAGATTTTCAGATTCTAATTCAAAGACTCCTCCTCAAGAAGAATTGACTACTCGGGTATCATCTCCTGTATTTGGACCTACCTCTAATGTGAAAAGTAGTTTAGGTTTGAATACAAGTTCATCCCCTTCTCTTTTAGAGACTGGGAAAA CCCATCTGTAAACAACGCCTTTCAGCAACACTTCTAATTCTAGATCAGAGAAACCTAGATCAAAGTCTGAAGATGGTGCCCTTTTCACACATCATAATATTGGGGCTGAAGTGAAGAAGATCACTAACCAGTCATCTTCTAGTAAGCAGGtgcttataaataaaaatacaagtgaaCAGGATAGTATTGATCACATTAAAGATACTGTTACTGATAAAGATAAACATGTGGTACCCCTGAAATCACTGGGAGGCTGAACCAAAAGGCAGAAAATCGAGGAAGAAAGTGAAGATGAAGTAAGCTGCCCCCAAGCCTCCTTTgataaagaaaatgcttttccttttccaccaGATAGTCATTCTTACATGAATGGAGACTATGTGATGGATAAACCTCTGGATCTGTCTGATCGATTTTCAGCTATTCAGCGTCAAGAGAAAAGCCAAGGAAGTGAGAACTCTAAAGTCGGATTTAGGCGAGTGACTCTCTATGAGGCTTTGAAGCCTGTTCCAAAGGGCTCTTCCTCAAGCCGTAAAGCCTTGAGTGGGAGCTGTGGGTTAACCAGAGATTCCCCAGAAGAGCCCAGCAGTTTACAGGAGTCCCTCCTCCAGTCCTTGAGTAAATCTCTGGTTAATAAAACACTGTtacaaataaaggaacaaaattctATCTTTAGAATCCCTCTACGTCCGCGTGAAAGTTTGGAGACAGAGAATCTTTTTGATGACATGAAGGATTCTGGTTCTCGTGAgcctctaaaaataaaaaccaggtcAGTCCATGGAGCATGTGAGCTTGCATCAGTTCTTCAGTTAAATCCATGGAGAACTGCTAAAACAAAGTCTCTGCAAAACAACCAAGATGTATCCTTTGAAAACATCCAGTGGAGTATAGATCCAGGAGCAGACCTTTCTCAGTATAAAATGGATATTACTGTAGTAGATACAAAGGATGGCAGTCAGTCAAGATTAGCAGGAGGAGAGACGGTGGACATGGACTGTACATTGGTTAGTGaaactatgcttttaaaaataaagactcaagagcagaagggagaaaaaagtccaaatggagaaagaaaaatgaatgatagCTTGGAAGATATGTTTGATCGGACTACACATGAAGAATATGAATCCTGTTTGGTGGATAGCTTCCCCCAAGTAGCAGATGAAGAGGAGTTGTCAACTGCTACCAAAAAACCAAACTATCCTAGTGATAAACAAGATAAAGTCAAACAGAAAGCATTTGTggagccatattttaaaaatgatgaaag TGTTATGCAGATTTTccagcagaagaaagagaaaagaagttgGCTTCCTGCTCAAGACACCGATTTCGCTACATTCCACCCACCACACCAGAGAATTTCTGGGAAGTTGGTTTTCCTTCCACTCAGACTTGTATGGAAAGAGGTTACATTAAAGAAGATCTTGACCCTTGTCCTCGTCCAAAAAGACGGCGGCCTTACAATGCAATATTTTCTCCGAAAGGCAAAGAGCAGAAGACATAAATGTTGA